From the genome of Gracilibacillus salitolerans, one region includes:
- a CDS encoding CDGSH iron-sulfur domain-containing protein, which translates to MSEEKDKVQLKVRDNGSILVTGDVELVDAEGNPFETKPKFSLCRCGASKNKPFCDGSHKEIDFQDQIRAK; encoded by the coding sequence ATGAGTGAAGAAAAAGATAAAGTTCAACTAAAAGTTAGAGACAATGGATCCATTCTAGTAACAGGAGATGTTGAATTAGTGGATGCAGAGGGGAATCCATTCGAAACAAAACCAAAGTTTTCATTGTGTCGATGTGGTGCATCCAAAAACAAACCATTCTGTGATGGATCCCATAAAGAAATTGATTTTCAGGATCAAATAAGAGCGAAATAA